In the Drosophila biarmipes strain raj3 chromosome X, RU_DBia_V1.1, whole genome shotgun sequence genome, one interval contains:
- the LOC108021974 gene encoding haloacid dehalogenase-like hydrolase domain-containing protein 3 — translation MSLTLQLVANLKRFRLVTFDVTDTLLRLEDPLRQYHRTAEEFGITGVDRRRLEQCFRQQFKAMSSEHPNFGRFSPGLNWQQWWLQLVTRTFGCVDQGLAPDKLEKIGHRLIDIFRTSAGWHQVDGAQELVQCVRNTGHCVGVISNFDPSLPKVLDAMGFADKFDFILTSYEAGVMKPDPGIFEIPLKRFQIPAHQALHIGNKLDLDYEGARNCGWSGLLVNGGCSQHSFASLSHLLEALKTQPIQW, via the coding sequence ATGTCGTTGACTTTGCAATTGGTTGCGAATTTGAAACGCTTTCGCCTGGTGACCTTCGACGTGACGGACACGCTGCTCCGCCTGGAGGATCCCCTGCGGCAGTACCATCGCACGGCGGAGGAGTTCGGGATCACCGGCGTGGATCGCCGCCGGCTGGAGCAGTGCTTCCGCCAGCAATTCAAGGCGATGAGCAGCGAGCATCCGAACTTCGGCCGCTTCTCGCCGGGATTGAACTGGCAGCAGTGGTGGCTCCAGCTGGTGACCCGCACCTTTGGCTGCGTGGACCAGGGCCTGGCGCCCGACAAGCTGGAGAAGATTGGCCACCGGCTAATAGACATCTTTCGCACCAGCGCCGGCTGGCATCAGGTCGATGGCGCCCAGGAGCTGGTGCAGTGCGTCCGCAACACCGGCCACTGTGTGGGCGTCATCTCCAACTTCGATCCCTCGCTGCCAAAAGTCCTCGACGCCATGGGCTTTGCCGACAAGTTCGATTTCATCCTGACTTCCTACGAGGCCGGGGTCATGAAGCCCGATCCGGGCATCTTTGAGATCCCCCTGAAGAGATTTCAGATCCCAGCGCACCAGGCCCTGCACATCGGCAACAAGCTGGACCTCGACTACGAGGGGGCTCGCAACTGCGGCTGGAGCGGACTGCTGGTGAACGGCGGTTGCAGCCAGCACTCCTTCGCCAGCTTGTCCCACCTGCTGGAGGCCCTGAAGACCCAACCGATCCAATGGTGA